The Deinococcus sp. Marseille-Q6407 genome has a window encoding:
- a CDS encoding SpoIID/LytB domain-containing protein — protein sequence MLRRFTLSLLTASATLLGGTAQALDVRVLIQQGSTVPVRLLGTESAPQPAPQTWTVGAKGNELTLSGRPAGSATLYVPPSPGSLVQIGRQTYRGGVLLRLHKGQVQGINVVNVEDYLRGVVPAEMPALWPEAALEAQAVVARTYVSQRVNPAQPYDICAGTNCQMYPGVTGEHERTSAAIDATRGQVLTFGGKLADTYFSANSGGYTASASEVWGKNLPYLIAKPDPQSLSASGDRGRWQLSVSQGKVQSALSAYRLNVGTVRRVAFSHTSTSGRVEEITVTGTTRTAKLSGASAGGFVRALGGQSSRARIEGSGAVSASQPLQVSGQGSGHGVGLSQYGALGFAREGRNHRDVLGFYYPGTAVQALNYAEPSAPASLPLAEAGELLPRPLAAGSAGMSE from the coding sequence ATGCTGCGCCGCTTCACCCTGTCACTGCTGACCGCCTCTGCCACCCTGCTGGGGGGGACAGCGCAGGCGCTGGATGTCCGGGTGCTGATTCAACAGGGCAGCACCGTGCCGGTCCGGCTGCTGGGCACCGAGTCGGCCCCGCAGCCAGCGCCCCAGACCTGGACGGTGGGCGCAAAGGGCAATGAGCTGACCCTGAGCGGCCGCCCCGCCGGCAGCGCCACCCTCTATGTGCCGCCCAGCCCCGGCAGCCTGGTGCAGATCGGGCGGCAGACCTACCGCGGCGGGGTACTGCTGCGGCTGCATAAGGGGCAGGTGCAGGGCATCAACGTGGTGAATGTCGAGGATTACCTGCGCGGTGTGGTGCCGGCCGAAATGCCGGCGCTGTGGCCCGAAGCGGCGCTGGAAGCCCAGGCGGTGGTGGCCCGCACCTATGTCAGCCAGCGGGTCAACCCGGCCCAGCCTTACGACATCTGCGCCGGCACCAACTGCCAGATGTACCCTGGCGTGACCGGCGAACACGAACGCACCAGCGCCGCCATCGACGCCACCCGCGGTCAGGTCCTGACCTTCGGGGGCAAGCTGGCCGACACCTATTTCTCAGCCAACTCGGGCGGCTACACGGCCAGCGCTTCGGAAGTCTGGGGCAAGAACCTGCCCTACCTGATCGCCAAGCCCGACCCGCAGTCGCTGAGTGCCAGCGGGGACCGGGGCCGCTGGCAGCTGAGCGTCAGCCAGGGCAAGGTCCAGTCGGCCCTGAGCGCCTACCGGCTGAACGTGGGCACCGTGCGCCGGGTGGCCTTCTCGCACACCAGCACCTCGGGCCGGGTGGAGGAAATCACCGTGACCGGCACCACCCGCACCGCCAAACTCTCGGGGGCCAGCGCGGGCGGGTTCGTGCGTGCCCTGGGCGGGCAGTCCAGCCGCGCCCGGATTGAAGGCAGCGGCGCGGTCAGTGCCTCGCAGCCGCTGCAGGTGAGCGGGCAGGGGTCGGGTCACGGGGTGGGGCTGTCTCAGTACGGCGCCCTGGGCTTTGCCCGCGAGGGCCGCAACCACCGCGACGTGCTGGGCTTTTATTACCCAGGCACCGCCGTGCAGGCCCTGAACTATGCCGAACCTTCCGCTCCGGCCAGTCTGCCGCTGGCGGAGGCCGGTGAACTGCTGCCCCGGCCGCTGGCTGCCGGCAGCGCTGGGATGTCCGAGTGA
- a CDS encoding phospholipase D-like domain-containing protein, whose product MPTDLSRLCRLLPLLFLWSLLAWTSAAAQTLKVPLYLAPPAQPRLETGTYRCPAPQQPAVRAAWQELRRYGETDFSCGNALVGVLEAASPLPDAGPDAFTRDNQQILAARAEVLLTNMDFYPEADAPPQALLDTLAELYRRVQAGGRAAYPQGMSVQLHLGNYPLPERPPRWIAARLAEGLLARGVPLRDAGLGWQVRLAHYRLTPYSHAKLQVVDGRVVTAAGYGYGLTWLPATPEVPQGGGVSDLGLSLRGPVAQNAAAAFMDLWSLSSELHCPPDLQAGQVQARCDWQPAEAVARPPLAREVQPAGRSAALLLYRRSSYLQSDAAQLALIGAARHDIDLLQTSFSTQLSCAVWQPWPDICRDLPLPPYYTALLDAMARGVRVRVLTMDTRPEGWQNRSGVLILRRAARERGLSHLLEIRVPTYPTHAKALLVDGEATLIGSINFHPSSWGKAGLAEAALLTDDPGAAAWLRERFAADWQERSRPFGPNLAASDLKQ is encoded by the coding sequence GTGCCCACTGACCTCTCGCGGCTGTGCCGCCTGCTGCCCCTGCTGTTCCTCTGGTCTCTGCTCGCCTGGACTTCGGCGGCAGCGCAGACGCTGAAGGTGCCGCTGTATCTGGCCCCGCCCGCGCAGCCACGGCTGGAAACGGGCACTTACCGCTGCCCGGCGCCGCAGCAGCCGGCGGTGCGGGCAGCCTGGCAGGAGCTGCGCCGGTACGGCGAGACCGATTTCTCGTGCGGCAATGCTCTGGTGGGCGTGCTGGAAGCGGCCAGTCCGCTGCCAGACGCTGGCCCCGACGCGTTCACCCGCGACAACCAGCAGATTCTGGCCGCCCGCGCCGAGGTGCTGCTGACCAACATGGACTTCTACCCCGAGGCGGACGCCCCGCCGCAGGCCCTGCTGGACACCCTGGCAGAGCTGTACCGCCGCGTGCAGGCAGGGGGCCGGGCGGCTTATCCGCAGGGCATGAGCGTGCAGCTGCACCTGGGCAATTATCCGCTGCCCGAGCGCCCGCCGCGCTGGATTGCGGCGCGGCTGGCCGAAGGGCTGCTGGCCCGCGGGGTGCCGCTGCGCGACGCCGGGCTGGGCTGGCAGGTGCGGCTGGCCCACTACCGGCTGACGCCCTACAGCCATGCCAAGCTGCAGGTGGTGGACGGCCGGGTGGTGACGGCTGCCGGCTATGGCTACGGCCTGACCTGGCTGCCGGCCACACCCGAGGTGCCGCAGGGCGGCGGGGTCAGCGACCTGGGCCTCAGCCTGCGCGGGCCGGTGGCGCAGAACGCTGCCGCCGCCTTTATGGACCTCTGGTCACTTTCCAGCGAGCTGCACTGCCCGCCGGACCTGCAGGCCGGGCAGGTGCAGGCCCGCTGTGACTGGCAGCCCGCAGAGGCGGTGGCCCGCCCCCCGCTGGCCCGCGAGGTGCAGCCGGCGGGCCGCTCGGCGGCGCTGCTGCTGTACCGCCGCAGCAGTTACCTGCAGTCGGACGCGGCGCAGCTGGCCCTGATCGGTGCGGCCCGCCACGACATTGACCTGCTCCAGACATCTTTCAGCACCCAGCTGAGTTGCGCCGTATGGCAACCCTGGCCGGACATCTGCCGCGACCTGCCGCTGCCGCCCTATTACACGGCGCTGCTGGACGCCATGGCGCGCGGCGTGCGGGTGCGGGTGCTGACCATGGACACCCGGCCGGAAGGCTGGCAGAACCGCAGCGGCGTGCTGATTCTGCGCCGGGCCGCCCGCGAGCGCGGCCTGAGCCACCTGCTGGAGATCCGCGTTCCGACCTACCCCACCCACGCCAAGGCGCTGCTGGTGGACGGCGAAGCAACACTAATCGGCAGCATCAACTTTCACCCTTCCTCCTGGGGCAAGGCCGGGCTAGCCGAAGCCGCGCTGCTGACCGACGACCCGGGCGCCGCCGCTTGGCTGCGGGAGCGTTTCGCCGCCGACTGGCAGGAGCGCAGCCGTCCCTTTGGGCCCAATCTGGCCGCGTCCGATCTGAAACAATAG
- a CDS encoding GNAT family N-acetyltransferase — translation MTATIRRATAADAPVLAQLRGVMQLDNGRTAEQVAADLAVWEAFYRQAVPAGRYLGWLAEVPEAEEKGPQVAGGVGVMFHPAHPSSGDAHTEHPHILNVAVQPAFRRRGIARALMQAALAWAQEAGYRTVTLNAAPMGQALYRELGFAEKAIPAMTLDLAGRQT, via the coding sequence ATGACAGCGACCATTCGCCGGGCCACCGCCGCCGACGCCCCCGTTCTGGCGCAGCTGCGCGGCGTCATGCAGCTGGACAATGGCCGCACGGCCGAGCAGGTGGCCGCCGATCTGGCGGTCTGGGAAGCCTTTTACCGGCAGGCGGTTCCGGCGGGCCGCTATCTGGGCTGGCTGGCCGAGGTGCCGGAGGCAGAGGAGAAAGGCCCGCAGGTGGCAGGCGGCGTGGGCGTGATGTTTCATCCGGCCCACCCAAGCAGTGGCGACGCCCATACCGAACACCCGCACATCCTGAATGTGGCGGTGCAGCCGGCCTTTCGCCGCCGGGGAATTGCCCGCGCCCTGATGCAAGCGGCGCTGGCCTGGGCGCAGGAGGCCGGCTACCGCACCGTGACCCTGAACGCTGCTCCGATGGGCCAGGCACTCTACCGGGAGCTGGGCTTTGCCGAAAAAGCGATTCCGGCCATGACGCTGGATTTGGCCGGGCGCCAGACTTGA
- a CDS encoding VOC family protein, with product MKLQLLDHIAIAARSLDEGSAPYLALGLTPEGPDEHMTARGAWIRAFRIGDTLIELLAPDSEQSTIHKFIEKKGPGLHHTAYRVADIETAMQEMRAAGTPLLSDAPQAGRSGSRVAFLHPKWGQGTLIELVEHDPDGHTGAAAVTEPRPGGIH from the coding sequence ATGAAATTGCAGCTGCTGGACCATATCGCCATTGCGGCCCGCTCGCTGGACGAGGGCAGCGCTCCTTATCTGGCGCTGGGGCTGACGCCCGAGGGCCCCGACGAACATATGACCGCCCGGGGCGCCTGGATCCGGGCTTTCCGGATTGGCGACACCCTGATCGAACTGCTGGCCCCCGACAGCGAGCAGAGCACCATCCACAAGTTCATCGAGAAAAAAGGTCCCGGCCTGCACCACACCGCCTACCGGGTGGCCGACATCGAAACGGCGATGCAGGAAATGCGCGCGGCCGGCACTCCGCTGCTCAGCGACGCTCCACAGGCGGGCCGGTCTGGCAGCCGGGTGGCTTTTCTGCATCCCAAGTGGGGTCAGGGCACCTTGATTGAACTGGTCGAACACGACCCAGACGGTCACACTGGAGCGGCAGCCGTCACTGAACCCCGGCCTGGGGGCATTCACTGA
- a CDS encoding FAD-dependent oxidoreductase, which produces MTTGEKKRPGQVWAHVGQPFSEEEYGAVVLGAVVLGAGLLGTAAAVQLREQAPDLRVLLLDEGGLPNEEGATLLGAGVWDGAGLSGEAARLADQTRQELERWLGEDALTRRPLLDFGAEGAGDSAAVLQDSPALAGWVDPGKLPRVEQREALLYRPGELTLRLGRAAVAQGADLMLNVRAEPVPGGVRLHRLSVTNRHEIIIHETKTVRTRHLIVAAGAAGPDLLEHSLGLHTPHGRAYVQRPRLRQPSDDTSPVLRAGDLLLRPLTGEYALYLPPTGADPHGYQPTSGRLTGVQVGLRRELLRDLLPRMEALPVLATEALGVGRSLADLESAWLGLPYSDPLHPPVAEQVAEGLWLLLGGSATRSGVDTLGLGLVQEMVQQLAGTL; this is translated from the coding sequence ATGACGACGGGAGAGAAAAAGCGGCCGGGACAGGTCTGGGCGCACGTGGGGCAGCCGTTCAGCGAGGAAGAGTACGGCGCCGTGGTGCTGGGCGCCGTGGTGCTGGGCGCCGGGCTGCTGGGCACGGCGGCGGCGGTGCAGCTGCGGGAACAGGCCCCTGACCTGCGGGTGCTGCTGCTGGATGAGGGCGGCCTGCCCAACGAAGAAGGCGCCACCCTGCTGGGCGCCGGCGTCTGGGACGGCGCCGGCCTGAGCGGCGAGGCGGCCCGGCTGGCCGACCAGACCCGTCAGGAGCTGGAGCGCTGGCTGGGCGAGGACGCCCTGACCAGGCGGCCGCTGCTGGATTTCGGTGCGGAGGGCGCCGGGGACAGTGCAGCGGTGCTGCAGGACTCCCCGGCGCTGGCCGGCTGGGTGGACCCCGGAAAACTGCCACGTGTCGAGCAGCGCGAGGCCCTGCTGTACCGCCCCGGCGAGCTGACGCTGCGGCTGGGCCGGGCCGCCGTGGCACAGGGCGCCGACCTGATGCTGAATGTGCGCGCCGAGCCTGTCCCCGGCGGGGTGCGGCTTCACCGGCTAAGTGTGACCAACCGCCACGAGATCATCATTCATGAGACAAAAACGGTGCGGACCCGGCACCTGATCGTGGCGGCGGGGGCAGCCGGCCCCGACCTGCTGGAACACAGCCTGGGGCTGCACACTCCGCATGGCCGGGCTTATGTGCAGCGGCCACGGCTGCGCCAGCCCAGCGACGACACTTCGCCGGTGCTGCGGGCCGGCGACCTGCTGCTGCGCCCGCTGACCGGCGAGTATGCCCTGTATCTGCCGCCCACCGGGGCCGATCCACACGGTTATCAGCCCACCTCGGGGCGGCTGACCGGCGTACAGGTGGGCCTGCGCCGCGAGCTGCTGCGCGACCTCTTGCCGCGTATGGAAGCTCTGCCGGTGCTGGCGACCGAAGCTCTGGGCGTGGGCCGCAGCCTGGCCGACCTGGAAAGCGCCTGGCTGGGGCTGCCCTACAGCGATCCCCTCCACCCGCCCGTTGCCGAACAGGTGGCCGAGGGCCTCTGGCTGCTGCTGGGCGGCTCGGCCACCCGCAGCGGCGTAGATACCCTAGGGCTGGGGCTGGTGCAGGAGATGGTGCAGCAGCTGGCCGGCACGCTCTAG
- the ispH gene encoding 4-hydroxy-3-methylbut-2-enyl diphosphate reductase encodes MIKRIHLAKPRGFCAGVVMAIQAVEQAADHEANPVTVYHSIVHNHTVVDRLERGKGVSFVEDLEEIPLLPHSTDTVVFSAHGISPVIREQARSLGLATVDATCPLVTKVHTEARKYAAEGYTILLIGDSAQHQEVIGTQGEAPGNTILIGVQGRVGGCLNDPRTVEVPDPEKLVVLTQTTLNVDDTRQTVAILRERFPALVIPPSEDLCYATKNRQDAVRAIAPQVDAFLVLTSTHSSNGMRLLELARELCGCAERLETAADLAHIDLSGVESLGITSAASTPDDLVQEVVAHFRALNPALEVIEEGEWENIKFRPARKVKVDGTQEALV; translated from the coding sequence ATGATTAAGCGCATTCACCTCGCCAAACCGCGTGGCTTCTGTGCCGGGGTGGTCATGGCGATTCAGGCTGTGGAGCAGGCCGCCGACCATGAGGCCAATCCCGTGACCGTTTACCATTCCATCGTTCACAACCACACCGTGGTGGACCGGCTGGAGCGCGGCAAGGGCGTGAGTTTCGTGGAAGACCTGGAAGAAATCCCGCTGCTGCCCCACAGCACCGACACGGTGGTCTTCAGTGCCCACGGCATCAGCCCGGTGATCCGCGAGCAGGCCCGCAGCCTGGGGCTGGCGACGGTGGACGCCACCTGCCCGCTGGTCACCAAGGTGCACACCGAGGCCCGCAAATACGCCGCCGAGGGCTACACCATCCTGCTTATCGGGGACAGTGCCCAGCATCAGGAAGTGATCGGCACCCAGGGCGAGGCGCCGGGGAACACCATCCTGATCGGGGTGCAGGGCCGAGTGGGCGGCTGCCTGAACGACCCGCGCACGGTAGAAGTGCCCGACCCGGAGAAGCTGGTGGTGCTGACCCAGACCACCCTGAACGTGGACGACACCCGCCAGACGGTCGCCATCCTGCGCGAGCGCTTTCCGGCGCTGGTGATTCCGCCCAGCGAGGACCTCTGCTACGCCACCAAGAACCGCCAGGACGCGGTCAGGGCGATTGCGCCGCAGGTGGACGCCTTTTTGGTGCTGACTTCTACTCATTCCAGCAACGGCATGCGCCTATTGGAGCTGGCCCGCGAGCTGTGTGGCTGCGCCGAACGCCTGGAAACGGCTGCCGACCTTGCCCACATTGATCTGAGCGGTGTGGAAAGCCTCGGCATCACCAGCGCGGCCAGCACTCCCGACGACCTGGTGCAGGAGGTGGTGGCCCACTTCCGCGCCCTGAATCCGGCGCTAGAAGTGATTGAAGAAGGCGAGTGGGAGAACATCAAGTTCCGCCCTGCCCGAAAAGTGAAGGTGGACGGCACCCAAGAAGCGCTGGTCTAA
- the speA gene encoding biosynthetic arginine decarboxylase, whose protein sequence is MTHAPQAHSPYKSADFKPSDASELYQVDRWSSGWFRVSDSGQMEVTPGPGLSAPLREIVDELVEERGESLPLILRFPQVLAGRVGHLNESFRTAIKEYDYAGGYQGVFPIKVNQRRAVVEEVAAAGYDYAHGLEAGSKAELALCLAQKMHPDALLSCNGFKDDGFIKLALWGRTLGKNVVITIEKFSELERTLKQAKALGVRPAFGVRFKLHARGSGQWEESGGDQAKFGLNAYELLRVVERLREEDMLDTLVMLHTHIGSQITDIRRVKVAVREATQTYAGLIAAGAQLKYLNLGGGLAVDYDGSKTTFYASMNYTMAEYASDVVYTVQEVCRAREVPEPTIVTESGRALTAHHAVLVMPVVDVTGPTRDRGETPVPAEDSHQVVYDLAEFLESLTLRNYRETYNDAVDAKRTLHNLFDLGYVSLEDRARGEALFHAILKKVAKLVRNEKYVPDEFEDLQSILADQYICNFSLFQSLPDNWAIDALFPIVPLDRLDEKPTRQATLVDITCDSDGKIEKFIDLRDVKTTLPVHEPGDQPYYLGVFLAGAYQDVLGNAHNLFGKVSEAHVTISGPGEYSIDLFVRGQKARRMIESMGYEEVMLRDSIEDQVDEALRVGHLTPVQEFELLEDYGEELLGYTYLEYEDGADVIEGAEERLRGHAPARAVSEPVEPAPDDQGTAAATEGTDKAPQPGEKDYLVR, encoded by the coding sequence ATGACACACGCCCCGCAGGCCCATAGCCCTTACAAATCCGCCGACTTCAAGCCCAGCGACGCCAGTGAGCTGTATCAGGTTGACCGCTGGAGCAGCGGCTGGTTCCGCGTTTCTGACAGCGGCCAGATGGAAGTGACGCCGGGCCCCGGCCTGAGCGCTCCGCTGCGCGAGATTGTGGACGAACTGGTCGAGGAGCGCGGCGAAAGCCTGCCGCTGATTCTGCGCTTTCCGCAAGTGCTGGCCGGCCGCGTTGGGCACCTGAACGAATCGTTCCGCACTGCTATCAAGGAATACGACTACGCCGGTGGCTATCAGGGCGTCTTTCCGATCAAGGTGAACCAGCGCCGCGCCGTGGTGGAAGAGGTGGCGGCAGCTGGCTACGATTACGCCCACGGCCTGGAAGCCGGTTCCAAGGCCGAGCTGGCGCTGTGCCTGGCGCAGAAAATGCACCCCGACGCCCTGCTCAGCTGTAACGGCTTCAAGGACGACGGCTTTATCAAGCTGGCGCTGTGGGGCCGCACCCTGGGCAAGAACGTGGTTATCACCATCGAGAAATTCTCCGAGCTGGAACGCACCCTCAAGCAGGCCAAGGCGCTGGGCGTGCGCCCGGCGTTCGGCGTGCGCTTCAAGCTGCACGCCCGTGGCTCGGGCCAGTGGGAGGAATCCGGCGGTGACCAGGCCAAGTTCGGCCTGAACGCTTACGAACTGCTGCGGGTGGTCGAGCGCCTGCGTGAAGAGGACATGCTGGATACCCTGGTGATGCTGCACACCCACATCGGTTCACAGATCACCGACATTCGCCGGGTCAAGGTGGCGGTGCGTGAAGCCACCCAGACCTACGCTGGCCTGATTGCGGCCGGCGCGCAGCTGAAATACCTTAACCTGGGCGGCGGTCTGGCGGTGGACTACGACGGCTCCAAGACCACCTTCTACGCCTCGATGAACTACACCATGGCCGAGTACGCCTCCGACGTGGTGTACACCGTGCAGGAAGTCTGCCGCGCCCGCGAGGTGCCCGAGCCCACCATCGTGACCGAGTCGGGCCGCGCCCTGACCGCCCACCATGCGGTGCTGGTAATGCCGGTGGTGGACGTGACCGGACCCACCCGTGACCGCGGCGAAACCCCCGTCCCCGCCGAGGACTCGCACCAGGTGGTCTATGACCTGGCCGAGTTCCTGGAAAGTCTGACCCTGCGCAACTACCGTGAAACCTACAACGACGCGGTAGACGCCAAGCGGACCCTGCATAACCTGTTTGACCTGGGCTATGTCTCGCTGGAGGACCGTGCCCGCGGCGAGGCGCTGTTTCACGCCATCCTGAAGAAAGTCGCCAAGCTGGTCCGCAACGAAAAGTACGTGCCCGACGAGTTCGAGGACCTGCAGAGCATCCTGGCCGACCAGTACATCTGCAACTTTTCGCTGTTCCAGAGCCTGCCGGACAACTGGGCCATCGACGCCCTGTTTCCCATCGTGCCGCTGGACCGGCTGGATGAGAAGCCCACCCGCCAGGCCACCCTGGTGGATATCACCTGCGACTCCGACGGCAAAATCGAGAAATTCATCGACCTGCGCGACGTCAAGACCACCCTGCCGGTGCACGAGCCGGGCGACCAGCCCTACTACTTGGGCGTGTTCCTGGCTGGCGCTTATCAGGACGTGCTGGGCAACGCGCACAACCTGTTCGGCAAGGTGAGCGAGGCCCATGTGACCATCTCTGGACCGGGCGAATACAGCATTGACCTGTTCGTGCGTGGGCAAAAGGCGCGGCGCATGATCGAGTCGATGGGCTATGAGGAAGTCATGCTGCGCGACTCGATTGAGGATCAGGTGGACGAGGCTCTCCGGGTCGGGCACCTGACCCCGGTGCAGGAATTCGAGCTGCTGGAAGACTACGGCGAGGAACTGCTGGGCTACACCTACCTGGAATACGAGGATGGCGCTGACGTGATCGAGGGTGCCGAGGAACGGCTACGCGGTCACGCTCCGGCCCGGGCGGTGTCCGAACCGGTCGAGCCGGCCCCGGACGACCAGGGCACGGCCGCTGCCACCGAAGGCACCGACAAGGCCCCGCAACCCGGCGAAAAGGATTATCTGGTGCGCTGA
- a CDS encoding non-heme iron oxygenase ferredoxin subunit codes for MSRISAGQASEWNEKEQREVEVDGQSVVVVRYEDQFYALRNRCTHKDVPLLGGDVADGKITCTKHGGKFELATGQARALPAVKPVPLFRTAVEDGEVWVESL; via the coding sequence ATGAGCCGAATCAGTGCCGGACAGGCCAGCGAATGGAACGAAAAGGAGCAGCGCGAGGTCGAGGTAGACGGCCAGAGCGTGGTGGTGGTGCGCTACGAGGACCAGTTCTATGCGTTGCGCAACCGCTGTACCCACAAGGATGTCCCCCTGCTGGGCGGCGACGTTGCAGACGGAAAAATCACCTGCACCAAGCACGGGGGCAAGTTCGAACTGGCTACCGGACAGGCGCGGGCCCTGCCGGCCGTCAAGCCGGTGCCGCTCTTCCGCACCGCAGTCGAGGACGGCGAAGTCTGGGTGGAGAGCCTCTAA
- a CDS encoding ribose-phosphate diphosphokinase, with protein MSESPHLPPSADSRRAPLLVFSGQSNKPLAEAICRNLGIPLGLSSTEKFTNDNLIVRYEESLREGDVFIVQSFSTPVSDSIMELLMMIDAAKSASAGRVTAVIPYYSYARSDKKDSPRISIAGRLVADLLQEAGADRVLTMTLHAPQVHGFFKVPVDHLSADSVLSQYFRSCVDDVHEGVVLAPDAGSIKRAASIAHRLDAGLAMVDKQRISDTEVTPRALIGDVEGKTVFIVDDEISTAGSLIETVNIARGMGAKDVYVGVTHGVYTGPAMERIAKLDVTQVASTNTVLVPDTKIKAAEGKLAVLDVAPHFANAIRNIHTGESVSTLFR; from the coding sequence GTGAGTGAAAGTCCCCATCTGCCCCCCAGTGCCGATAGCCGCCGCGCCCCGCTGCTGGTGTTTTCGGGCCAGAGCAACAAGCCTTTGGCTGAAGCCATCTGCCGTAACCTGGGCATTCCACTGGGTCTGAGCAGCACCGAGAAATTCACCAACGACAACCTGATCGTTCGCTACGAGGAGTCGCTGCGTGAAGGGGACGTCTTCATCGTGCAGAGCTTCTCCACCCCGGTCAGCGATTCCATCATGGAACTGCTGATGATGATTGACGCTGCCAAGAGCGCCAGCGCTGGCCGCGTCACGGCGGTGATTCCTTACTATTCGTACGCCCGCAGCGACAAGAAAGACAGCCCCCGCATCTCCATCGCGGGCCGGCTGGTGGCTGATCTGCTGCAGGAAGCCGGCGCCGACCGGGTGCTGACCATGACCCTGCACGCCCCGCAGGTGCACGGCTTTTTCAAGGTGCCGGTGGACCACCTCTCGGCCGATTCGGTGCTGAGTCAGTATTTCCGCTCCTGCGTGGACGATGTGCACGAGGGCGTGGTGCTGGCCCCTGACGCCGGCAGCATCAAGCGCGCCGCCAGCATTGCGCACCGCCTGGACGCCGGACTGGCCATGGTGGACAAGCAGCGCATCAGCGATACCGAAGTGACCCCACGCGCCCTGATCGGTGACGTGGAGGGCAAGACCGTATTTATCGTGGACGACGAGATCAGCACCGCCGGCAGCCTGATCGAAACGGTGAACATCGCCCGCGGCATGGGCGCCAAGGACGTTTACGTGGGCGTGACTCACGGCGTTTACACTGGCCCCGCCATGGAGCGCATCGCCAAGCTGGACGTGACCCAGGTGGCCAGCACCAACACCGTGCTGGTGCCGGACACCAAGATCAAAGCGGCTGAAGGCAAACTGGCCGTGCTGGACGTGGCGCCGCACTTCGCCAACGCCATCCGGAACATTCACACCGGCGAGAGCGTGTCGACCCTTTTCCGCTGA
- a CDS encoding class I SAM-dependent methyltransferase — protein sequence MNYDELSELYDQQYDLYRDDLHFYAGLAEGAGRVLEVGAGTGRVSCFLARHGANVTGLEPSAGMLEKARARAEESRVDVTWIQGDAAGFQTKERFDLIIAPFNALMHLYTPAEQLGSLENLRRHLAPGGRFAFDLYVPNYGAQGVLRHEGETLYRDGQRTDVFLLQRIDAARQHVTTEYFVDTAGPDGQLQRRYYTLTQRYYWRYEVEWLLRCAGFEAPRVSGSFQGGPYTEASEVMVFQTRAAENAG from the coding sequence GTGAATTACGACGAGCTGTCCGAACTGTACGACCAGCAGTACGACCTGTACCGCGACGACCTGCACTTCTACGCCGGGCTGGCCGAGGGCGCGGGCCGGGTGCTAGAAGTGGGTGCCGGCACTGGGCGGGTCAGCTGCTTTTTGGCACGGCACGGCGCCAACGTGACTGGCCTGGAGCCCAGCGCAGGAATGCTGGAAAAGGCGCGGGCCCGGGCCGAGGAAAGCCGGGTAGACGTGACCTGGATTCAGGGCGACGCGGCGGGTTTCCAGACCAAAGAACGCTTTGACCTGATTATCGCGCCGTTCAATGCGCTGATGCACCTGTACACCCCGGCCGAGCAGCTCGGCAGCCTGGAAAATCTGCGCCGGCACCTGGCGCCAGGGGGCCGCTTCGCTTTTGACCTGTACGTGCCCAACTACGGCGCGCAGGGCGTGCTGCGCCACGAGGGCGAAACTCTTTACCGGGACGGTCAGCGCACCGACGTCTTCTTGCTGCAGCGCATCGACGCCGCCCGGCAGCACGTGACCACCGAATACTTTGTGGATACGGCCGGCCCTGATGGGCAGCTGCAGCGCCGCTACTACACCCTGACCCAGCGCTACTACTGGCGCTATGAGGTGGAATGGCTGCTGCGCTGCGCCGGCTTCGAGGCGCCAAGGGTCAGCGGCAGCTTCCAGGGTGGCCCCTATACCGAAGCCAGCGAGGTGATGGTGTTTCAGACGCGGGCGGCAGAGAACGCCGGCTGA